ACTTGGTATGAAGCTCCCGCAGCATATGGAAGAAATCTCGGAAGAAGCGGGTGGTGCAGATCGCTCCGCAGAACGGATCGGCAATGAACCGGTCAACCTCGTCCGGGTCGCTGCTCAGCCAGTCAAACGCTGTCCGCACGGGGGAGAAGGCACGGTTATAGGTACTGAAGACCATGCCGTTGAGCAGCACACTGCGGTGGCGGTCCCCCTGGAGCCTCAGCTGCAGGGCCGAGAGGGACTCCGCCATACGCAGCATGCTCCGGGGTCCGTTGGTGCCGCTGAGGATGAAGCCGCTGTACATCTCATGGCCTTCCTCACACATCAGCTTCTGGGCCAGGAAGGAGCCCATGCTGTGGGCGAACAGGAAGACCGGTACGCCCTCATGCCGGGAGCGGGCTATGCCCGCCAATTGCAGCAGATTGCGCCGCATCCAGGTGAAGCCGTTCTCGCCGCAGTCGCCGAGCAGGTTCACCTTGCCGGCCGTAAGGCCATGGCCCCTGTGGTCATT
This region of Paenibacillus sp. FSL K6-1096 genomic DNA includes:
- a CDS encoding alpha/beta hydrolase, encoding MTENTFTMTDPVGVRIHVYEWLPEAGNGVRGIVQISHGMCETAARYARFASALTQAGYAVYANDHRGHGLTAGKVNLLGDCGENGFTWMRRNLLQLAGIARSRHEGVPVFLFAHSMGSFLAQKLMCEEGHEMYSGFILSGTNGPRSMLRMAESLSALQLRLQGDRHRSVLLNGMVFSTYNRAFSPVRTAFDWLSSDPDEVDRFIADPFCGAICTTRFFRDFFHMLRELHTKSTLRSLCSDKPVYLFAGEKDPVGMNGQGVKRLADLYREQGLQDVELKLYPGGRHEMLNEVNRDEVTADVLDWLARHLPAESMRLEPAGD